From the genome of Pseudomonadota bacterium, one region includes:
- the pbpC gene encoding penicillin-binding protein 1C, translated as MRRYFFRAPEFKRPGVLFLFLLISVLFFTAFIIIDKLYPVNLNPKTQTCVILAKDGTPLRSFADANGVWRYPVTVDEVSPYYIEALLGYEDRWFYYHPGINPFSLLRASFQLLTSGKVISGGSTLTMQVARLKRPVPKSISGKLRQIFTAFQLEWHFKKDEILNYYLNHAPFGGTFEGVQAASYAYFDHGAKDLTHAQAALLAVMPQAPSRYRPDRYPTKARQARDKLLERLGYFDIWPKDMIEEAKEEQVTGWPIETKMNAPLLARRLHSQTLAEKIRISTLIDYHLQIAFEQLAMDYAANLPPHLSVSILAMNNQTGGVEAYVGSADFLNESRFGHVDMVKAIRSPGSTIKPFIYGMALDQGLIHSQSMLMDIPILFGDYQPVNFNRSFSGPVSVAKALSQSLNLPAVQLFDHLGPRFFYARMINSGFKIKLPQGASPNLSMALGGFAASLEDLLMVYSCLGRGGETIKPRFTRDSKIIQTRLLSKGAAWIIHETLVPERGREIRDRDKLFAVKTGTSYGFRDAWALGVDKGYTVGVWVGRPDGTPVPGHYGAQTATPLLKMAFQLLPRHQNRIKRPDSVTGCKICWPGGQLAKYNQDTKKYNCKEPRNAWMLDRTAPKTLTSTRQTIGPAVIELNLQLTKDRRYRIPGGCNVAEPMIRTRVELWPKALESWLPTSSRRHKLIPPISPGCPQISDVIIEEPIAIEGITDKDMIIKKDKSSNYPVFDLKVQGGNGPWYWFENSIMKKEGKAFKFAPQHAGQYQLLVVDQSGAIDQVGVEVF; from the coding sequence ATGAGACGATATTTTTTTAGAGCCCCGGAGTTTAAACGCCCCGGGGTTCTCTTCTTATTTCTTCTTATTTCCGTACTTTTCTTTACCGCGTTTATTATCATAGATAAGCTTTATCCTGTTAATTTAAACCCAAAAACACAAACCTGTGTTATCCTCGCCAAAGATGGCACTCCCCTGCGCTCTTTTGCCGATGCAAATGGAGTCTGGCGTTATCCCGTAACTGTGGATGAGGTTTCCCCATATTATATCGAAGCACTGCTTGGATATGAAGATCGATGGTTTTACTATCACCCAGGCATCAATCCATTTTCTCTGTTGCGGGCATCCTTTCAGTTGCTGACAAGCGGCAAGGTGATTTCGGGAGGTTCAACACTGACCATGCAGGTGGCGCGATTAAAGCGGCCTGTGCCGAAGAGTATTTCAGGAAAACTCAGGCAGATTTTTACCGCCTTTCAGCTTGAATGGCATTTCAAAAAAGACGAGATACTGAATTACTACTTAAATCACGCCCCTTTTGGTGGTACATTCGAAGGTGTTCAGGCGGCAAGCTACGCTTATTTCGATCACGGAGCAAAAGATCTTACCCATGCACAGGCAGCGTTATTGGCGGTTATGCCCCAGGCCCCTAGCCGTTACCGCCCGGATCGCTATCCCACGAAAGCCCGGCAGGCAAGGGATAAGCTGCTGGAGAGATTGGGATACTTTGATATCTGGCCCAAAGATATGATAGAAGAGGCAAAAGAGGAGCAGGTGACCGGATGGCCCATTGAAACCAAAATGAATGCGCCGTTGCTTGCAAGGCGTTTGCATAGTCAAACCCTGGCGGAAAAGATTCGGATCAGTACCCTTATAGACTATCATCTGCAAATTGCCTTTGAACAACTGGCTATGGATTATGCTGCGAATCTCCCCCCACATCTGTCCGTATCAATTCTGGCAATGAATAACCAAACCGGTGGAGTTGAGGCATACGTTGGTTCAGCGGATTTCTTGAATGAATCCCGCTTTGGCCATGTTGATATGGTTAAAGCAATACGATCACCAGGTTCAACAATTAAACCTTTTATCTATGGTATGGCTTTGGACCAGGGATTGATTCACTCCCAGAGCATGTTAATGGATATACCGATTCTGTTTGGAGATTATCAGCCTGTAAATTTTAATCGTAGTTTCAGCGGTCCTGTTAGCGTTGCAAAAGCCCTGTCGCAATCACTTAACCTGCCTGCAGTCCAGCTGTTCGATCACCTTGGGCCCCGTTTCTTTTACGCCAGGATGATCAACAGCGGCTTTAAAATAAAACTTCCCCAAGGGGCAAGTCCCAACCTCTCCATGGCCCTGGGAGGTTTTGCAGCAAGCCTGGAAGATCTTCTAATGGTTTACTCCTGTCTGGGGCGTGGCGGAGAAACCATAAAACCGAGATTTACCAGGGATTCAAAAATCATTCAAACAAGATTACTCTCCAAGGGAGCTGCCTGGATCATTCATGAAACACTTGTGCCTGAGAGGGGCAGAGAGATTCGTGACAGGGATAAACTCTTTGCAGTTAAGACCGGCACTAGCTATGGGTTTCGCGATGCATGGGCTTTGGGAGTGGATAAGGGGTATACCGTTGGCGTCTGGGTTGGCCGCCCCGACGGCACGCCGGTACCGGGGCATTACGGAGCACAAACCGCAACGCCGTTATTAAAAATGGCGTTTCAACTTCTTCCCCGGCATCAAAATCGGATTAAAAGACCGGATTCAGTTACCGGATGTAAAATATGCTGGCCGGGCGGTCAACTCGCAAAATATAATCAAGATACTAAGAAATATAACTGTAAAGAGCCAAGAAACGCCTGGATGCTGGACCGGACAGCCCCTAAAACTTTAACATCAACAAGGCAGACCATAGGCCCGGCGGTTATAGAACTGAATCTGCAATTAACCAAAGACAGACGATATCGCATTCCAGGTGGATGCAACGTGGCTGAACCTATGATTCGGACAAGAGTAGAGCTGTGGCCAAAGGCTTTGGAGAGCTGGTTGCCGACATCCTCACGCCGACATAAATTGATTCCCCCCATATCCCCCGGCTGCCCGCAAATATCTGATGTTATTATTGAGGAACCCATTGCAATCGAGGGTATAACCGATAAAGATATGATCATTAAAAAAGATAAAAGCAGTAATTACCCTGTGTTTGATTTAAAGGTACAAGGAGGCAATGGGCCTTGGTACTGGTTCGAAAATTCAATCATGAAAAAAGAGGGAAAAGCATTTAAGTTCGCTCCCCAGCATGCCGGCCAATACCAGCTGCTGGTTGTAGATCAAAGCGGAGCTATAGATCAAGTTGGAGTGGAGGTGTTTTGA
- a CDS encoding alpha-2-macroglobulin family protein, which translates to MIRKTIGLIISLLFIFNSAFAFDEQKAKADYKGANFGVASIKESVYENAPAITISFTAPLSKDRLKDQYVTLEGGESDHWIISEDRTKLIFPFVAPQTDYSVHVSSEIRDLNGQKLNHSESKNLKTLSLTPSVNFTSGGHILSSSSPKRLPVTTLNIDEVNIDFFAVDNSKIPGLIHNMGRNGSNWYHTVNRVNQYGKLIHSGRFELKPRKNQRTEYNIDLEGIDSLKAPGLYVAVMNKPGIYDGNFEYSYFMQTNIGLHLRLYDKSFDVYAQDITSGKPIANVKIEVTNLDGTVIETGNTDENGRASFHITSDQHYIIAAKEDQISVLPLKRDALDLSGLKNVVTTHSEYQIYPWGPRNLYRPSEKIEVKMLVRNYDGKLPPSMPLAYTLYKPNGDKVSSDQIQPTKQGFYTFEYQTDDTSQTGTYHLKLSFGATNTVSYYFKVEEFLPERLDLELFDGDVNKKRIIAKKELVEVPISSRYLYGAPASGNKADGFVVAGIDIHPFEDLKTFSFGDTSEKIGYERQKFTEINLADDGTGLLTMENKWSAMKSPVSLNINASVYETGGRPVTRHSSLTMLSGDHFIGIEPQFKEKPDANSTVEIKVGCVNRDGKWIKNKSLQVSLIRQDRNWYWRQNSGRGWHWAWDETPVVVFSKTVNINKTETAIVSLPISWGSYRIEVSDGDSLTSYHFQTAWSWWNNSGNSNAQKPDQISLGFENAGYKPGDLAKLRINPPQDGLALITVESSEGVLLTKYMPVKSEGTDVDIRTDKSWDRHDLYASVMVIRPGDMDKTPVPTRSFGMVHLPLKRDNALLNVEITAPEQVEPSKRVNAKIKVTSDYPLPANTRVVVSLVDVGILNITRFKTPDAGSYFFGSRRYNIDLYDNYGQVIDNLGPKTVLQRFGGGFAESDADIARGGDKPKSEVLMVSFFSEPLPVDENGEVEAGFDVPNFNGKLRWMVMAFADEQFGKTDADTKVADKIVTQLSMPRFLALGDKSIIALDLRNMSGTLQQLSLEMDIDGSLRQLSEKKSISLNDNEKITLRFPIEAIANSGQGEMKLHLYNEDKEIEINRTWRLGVRSPYPSITRTSFAVIAPNSNWKPELPTDDLVPETVGFQMTLSNKPPIDLASHFTYLLHYPYGCLEQSTSSGYPWVLATPEAISEMGLSKQVKNQFNRDYDEQFRAIQIEAAVRLVLDRQKSNGGFGLWSSDSPEEKWLTVYAAEFLNDAKRAGASVSADSLQNTNVRLRKYLHGDFPKNHNRWSENIDHYEFAFRSYAGYVLAKAGLVGLSDLRRLAEQYEGKTNDDGLSWQYMAASFKLAGDAKNADTCFNLAMKERERPKYSYYGEYGSNVRDLARITELVLAHGFEGSGNLLLDLTNAVKERQWLSTQERISLFRTALLMEKSGGDTWGATLVTDQLEQKLERNRAFNTLFDLKTYQSLQKIEAGSNTLYANMTLVGESEKAPEPQFNEITITRKFYDTNGNSLILDQMKSGELAVVQLDISSKKRTPDGLVVDLLPAGVEIENQNLGVASIKLDEIKIDGKTIGEIKKTEYVIHEEFRDDRYVAAINIDTYRSITLFYLIRAVTPGVYKMPCSYVEDMYRPYRFAIGATQGQIEIFE; encoded by the coding sequence ATGATTCGGAAGACAATAGGCTTGATCATCAGTTTGCTGTTTATCTTTAATTCGGCCTTTGCTTTTGATGAACAAAAAGCAAAGGCTGATTACAAAGGTGCTAATTTTGGAGTTGCTTCCATTAAAGAGAGTGTGTATGAAAACGCTCCCGCAATTACCATAAGTTTTACTGCCCCTTTGTCAAAGGATCGCCTGAAAGACCAATATGTGACACTTGAAGGTGGTGAATCCGATCATTGGATAATCAGTGAGGATCGCACCAAACTGATATTTCCTTTTGTTGCACCTCAAACAGACTATAGCGTTCATGTTTCCAGTGAGATCCGGGACTTGAACGGTCAAAAACTAAATCATTCCGAAAGTAAAAATCTCAAAACCCTTAGCCTGACTCCCTCGGTCAACTTTACATCAGGCGGTCATATTTTAAGCAGTTCAAGCCCCAAAAGATTACCTGTCACCACTTTAAACATTGACGAGGTAAATATCGATTTTTTTGCTGTGGACAATTCCAAAATCCCTGGGTTAATCCATAATATGGGCCGAAACGGAAGCAACTGGTACCACACGGTTAACCGCGTCAACCAGTACGGGAAGCTGATCCATTCCGGCCGTTTTGAATTAAAACCGAGAAAAAATCAGCGAACGGAATACAATATTGATTTAGAGGGTATCGACAGCTTAAAAGCGCCCGGTCTTTATGTTGCTGTAATGAACAAACCAGGAATCTATGACGGCAACTTTGAATACTCGTATTTTATGCAGACCAATATTGGTTTGCATCTTCGTCTCTATGATAAAAGCTTTGATGTTTACGCCCAGGATATTACAAGCGGTAAACCCATTGCAAACGTTAAAATCGAAGTCACCAATTTAGACGGTACGGTTATCGAAACTGGAAATACCGATGAAAACGGCAGGGCCAGTTTTCATATAACATCTGATCAGCATTATATTATTGCCGCTAAAGAAGATCAAATTTCCGTATTGCCGTTAAAACGCGACGCTCTTGATCTTTCTGGCCTGAAAAACGTTGTTACCACACATAGCGAATACCAGATCTACCCATGGGGGCCGCGAAACCTTTACAGGCCTTCGGAAAAAATTGAGGTAAAAATGCTGGTTCGCAACTACGATGGCAAACTCCCGCCATCAATGCCCCTTGCTTACACCCTGTATAAACCAAACGGCGACAAAGTCTCATCGGATCAAATCCAACCAACCAAACAGGGTTTTTACACCTTTGAGTATCAAACAGATGACACCAGCCAGACAGGAACCTATCATCTGAAACTCTCCTTTGGGGCCACAAACACGGTAAGTTACTACTTCAAGGTTGAGGAATTTTTGCCGGAACGTCTCGATCTTGAGCTGTTTGACGGAGATGTGAATAAAAAGCGAATCATAGCAAAAAAGGAACTGGTTGAAGTGCCGATCAGTTCACGTTATCTTTATGGTGCTCCCGCATCCGGTAACAAGGCCGACGGTTTTGTGGTTGCTGGGATTGACATACATCCCTTTGAAGATCTGAAAACATTTTCTTTTGGTGATACCAGTGAAAAGATTGGATATGAACGCCAAAAATTTACTGAGATAAACCTGGCAGATGACGGAACCGGTTTGCTTACCATGGAAAACAAATGGTCGGCAATGAAATCTCCTGTGAGCTTAAATATTAATGCCAGTGTTTACGAAACCGGAGGGCGCCCTGTTACAAGGCACAGCTCATTGACCATGTTAAGCGGCGATCACTTTATCGGGATAGAGCCCCAGTTTAAAGAAAAACCTGATGCCAACAGCACAGTTGAAATCAAAGTGGGATGTGTTAACAGAGATGGGAAATGGATAAAAAATAAATCTTTGCAGGTATCCCTGATTCGCCAGGATCGTAACTGGTATTGGCGCCAGAACAGCGGTCGGGGTTGGCACTGGGCCTGGGATGAAACCCCGGTTGTAGTATTTTCAAAAACTGTGAATATAAACAAAACCGAAACCGCCATAGTTAGTTTGCCCATAAGCTGGGGTAGTTATAGAATTGAAGTTAGCGATGGTGATTCTCTGACCAGTTACCATTTTCAAACCGCCTGGTCCTGGTGGAATAATTCCGGCAATAGCAATGCACAGAAACCGGACCAGATTAGTTTGGGATTCGAGAATGCCGGTTACAAGCCGGGTGATCTTGCCAAACTTCGTATCAATCCGCCACAGGATGGTTTGGCTTTGATTACAGTTGAAAGCTCTGAAGGGGTTTTGCTCACAAAATACATGCCTGTGAAATCCGAAGGGACTGATGTTGATATCCGGACAGATAAATCCTGGGACCGGCATGATCTTTATGCATCGGTTATGGTGATTCGTCCGGGTGATATGGATAAAACTCCCGTACCCACCCGGTCTTTTGGCATGGTACATTTACCTTTAAAACGTGATAACGCATTATTGAATGTTGAAATAACCGCTCCCGAGCAGGTGGAACCAAGCAAAAGAGTCAACGCAAAAATAAAGGTTACTTCCGATTATCCCCTGCCTGCCAACACAAGAGTAGTTGTTTCATTGGTAGACGTGGGTATCCTCAATATTACCCGTTTTAAAACCCCTGATGCAGGCTCATATTTTTTCGGCTCCCGCCGTTATAACATAGACCTCTACGACAACTATGGGCAGGTGATCGATAATCTTGGACCTAAAACCGTACTTCAGCGTTTTGGAGGGGGTTTTGCAGAGTCTGATGCTGACATTGCCAGAGGAGGCGACAAACCAAAATCCGAAGTACTTATGGTTTCGTTTTTCTCCGAACCGCTGCCAGTAGATGAAAATGGAGAAGTTGAGGCGGGTTTTGACGTCCCCAATTTCAACGGGAAACTTCGCTGGATGGTTATGGCCTTTGCGGATGAGCAGTTTGGCAAGACGGACGCGGATACAAAGGTAGCAGACAAGATCGTCACCCAGCTGTCAATGCCGAGATTTTTGGCATTAGGCGATAAATCCATAATTGCCTTGGATTTGCGCAATATGAGCGGTACACTCCAGCAGTTATCCTTGGAGATGGATATTGATGGTTCCCTGAGGCAGCTCTCGGAGAAAAAGTCCATCTCGTTAAATGATAATGAAAAAATCACACTGCGTTTCCCCATAGAAGCAATCGCAAATTCCGGCCAGGGTGAGATGAAACTTCACCTCTATAATGAGGATAAAGAGATAGAGATTAACCGCACCTGGCGTTTGGGTGTGCGTTCACCCTATCCTTCGATTACCCGCACATCCTTTGCTGTGATTGCACCAAATTCAAACTGGAAACCGGAATTACCGACCGATGACCTGGTGCCTGAAACAGTTGGTTTTCAAATGACCTTATCAAACAAACCACCCATAGACTTAGCCAGCCATTTCACATATCTTCTTCACTATCCCTATGGATGCCTCGAACAATCCACAAGCTCCGGTTATCCGTGGGTGTTGGCTACACCTGAAGCAATCAGTGAGATGGGTTTGAGCAAACAGGTAAAAAATCAGTTTAATCGTGACTATGATGAACAATTCCGCGCGATACAGATTGAAGCTGCCGTTCGCCTTGTTCTGGATCGTCAAAAAAGCAATGGCGGTTTTGGTCTGTGGTCATCTGATAGTCCTGAGGAAAAGTGGCTTACTGTTTATGCCGCAGAATTTTTAAACGACGCCAAAAGGGCGGGTGCTTCCGTAAGTGCGGATTCATTGCAAAATACAAATGTAAGATTAAGAAAATATCTGCACGGCGATTTTCCGAAAAATCACAATCGCTGGAGCGAAAATATCGATCACTATGAATTTGCCTTCAGGAGCTATGCAGGATACGTGCTGGCAAAAGCCGGTCTGGTAGGGTTAAGCGATTTGAGGCGTTTAGCTGAACAGTATGAAGGCAAAACCAATGATGATGGATTAAGCTGGCAATATATGGCCGCATCTTTTAAATTGGCCGGTGACGCTAAAAATGCCGATACATGTTTTAATCTGGCAATGAAAGAGCGCGAACGTCCCAAATACAGTTACTATGGTGAATATGGTTCCAATGTGCGTGACCTGGCCCGAATCACCGAGCTTGTGCTGGCCCACGGTTTTGAAGGCAGCGGAAACCTGCTTTTGGATTTGACCAATGCTGTGAAAGAGAGACAATGGTTGAGCACCCAGGAGCGAATCTCACTATTTAGAACCGCTTTGTTAATGGAAAAATCAGGTGGTGATACCTGGGGGGCAACCCTTGTTACCGATCAGTTGGAGCAAAAACTTGAGCGAAACAGAGCTTTTAACACCCTCTTTGACCTTAAAACCTATCAAAGTCTGCAAAAAATTGAAGCCGGCAGCAATACTCTCTACGCGAATATGACGCTGGTGGGTGAGTCTGAAAAAGCTCCTGAACCTCAATTTAATGAAATAACTATCACGCGAAAGTTTTATGACACTAATGGAAATTCGCTGATACTTGATCAGATGAAATCCGGTGAACTGGCGGTAGTACAGCTTGACATATCCTCAAAAAAACGTACTCCCGACGGATTGGTAGTTGATCTGCTGCCTGCCGGAGTGGAAATAGAAAATCAAAATCTGGGTGTTGCCTCCATCAAACTGGATGAGATCAAGATAGACGGCAAAACCATTGGCGAGATTAAAAAAACGGAATATGTAATACATGAAGAGTTTCGGGATGATCGTTATGTGGCTGCCATAAACATCGATACCTATAGAAGTATAACGCTCTTTTATTTGATAAGGGCGGTGACTCCGGGTGTTTATAAAATGCCATGCAGTTATGTTGAAGATATGTACAGGCCTTATCGGTTTGCCATTGGCGCCACCCAGGGGCAGATAGAGATATTTGAATAA
- the pgsA gene encoding CDP-diacylglycerol--glycerol-3-phosphate 3-phosphatidyltransferase, with product MTNSRLLYILKHPNSLTIYRMAAIPAIVIFLFFPNKYCTLTAALIFSAAAITDYLDGYLARRWGLVSNIGKFMDPLADKLLVSCSCIMMTSLGWIPAWVVCIIIGRELAVTGLRSIIAENGQDVAASNLGKYKTGFQIAAIIPLLMHYPFLGINLHAIGMVFLWGALVMTVWSGLDYFIHFWRLFKV from the coding sequence ATGACGAACAGCAGACTTTTATATATATTGAAGCATCCAAACAGCTTGACAATATATAGAATGGCTGCAATTCCTGCTATTGTCATATTTTTGTTTTTTCCAAACAAATATTGTACTTTAACTGCGGCATTGATATTCAGTGCCGCAGCTATTACCGACTATTTAGACGGCTATCTGGCAAGACGTTGGGGACTTGTTTCAAATATAGGTAAATTCATGGACCCCCTTGCAGATAAGCTGCTAGTCTCATGCTCCTGTATTATGATGACTTCTTTAGGCTGGATACCTGCCTGGGTTGTTTGTATTATCATCGGGCGCGAACTTGCGGTTACAGGACTAAGAAGTATTATTGCCGAAAACGGTCAGGATGTAGCTGCCTCAAACCTGGGAAAATATAAAACCGGCTTTCAGATTGCAGCAATTATTCCTCTTTTAATGCACTACCCGTTTCTTGGGATAAATCTTCACGCAATCGGAATGGTCTTTCTTTGGGGAGCGCTTGTTATGACTGTTTGGTCGGGCTTAGATTATTTTATTCACTTCTGGAGGCTTTTTAAAGTATAG
- the fsa gene encoding fructose-6-phosphate aldolase, whose amino-acid sequence MKFFIDTANINEIKEANSMGMVDGVTTNPSLIAKEGRVLEDVIKDICKIIDGPISAEVISLDAKGMVKEAKELSLIHTNVVVKIPMTVDGLKATRTLTDKGIKTNVTLIFSPLQALMAAKAGATYVSPFVGRLDDISHDGLLLVEQIVDIYDNYAYETEIIVASVRDPLHVLESALLGADIATIPFNVLAKLASHPLTDKGIKAFLDDWKKSKKTKK is encoded by the coding sequence ATGAAATTTTTCATTGATACGGCTAATATTAATGAAATAAAAGAAGCAAACAGTATGGGTATGGTTGATGGAGTTACAACCAATCCGTCTCTCATTGCCAAAGAGGGACGTGTTTTAGAAGATGTTATAAAAGATATCTGCAAGATCATTGACGGGCCGATAAGTGCTGAGGTTATAAGCCTTGATGCAAAAGGAATGGTAAAAGAAGCTAAAGAGCTATCTTTAATTCATACCAATGTGGTTGTAAAGATTCCGATGACGGTTGACGGCCTTAAGGCTACAAGGACGCTTACGGACAAAGGGATAAAAACAAACGTTACTTTGATATTTTCACCTCTCCAGGCTCTAATGGCTGCAAAAGCCGGTGCGACTTATGTGAGTCCTTTTGTAGGCCGCCTTGATGATATTTCACATGACGGTCTTCTTTTGGTAGAACAGATTGTAGATATATACGATAACTATGCCTATGAAACGGAAATTATTGTGGCAAGTGTTCGTGATCCGCTTCATGTTCTTGAATCCGCTTTGCTTGGGGCTGACATTGCTACTATTCCTTTTAACGTTCTGGCAAAGCTTGCTTCCCATCCCCTTACAGATAAGGGTATAAAGGCTTTTCTGGACGACTGGAAGAAATCGAAAAAAACAAAAAAATAA
- a CDS encoding YHS domain-containing protein, protein MSKLIIYILLFFCGYKMLKYLMTPSASSDSKTDSKSDAADKLSDNLMIKDPVCEVYFPKKEGIFLNYGGQEMYFCSTECRDKFIKQNSNKS, encoded by the coding sequence ATGAGTAAATTAATAATATATATTTTACTGTTTTTTTGCGGCTATAAGATGTTGAAGTATTTGATGACTCCTTCTGCATCTTCAGACAGTAAAACTGACAGTAAATCTGATGCAGCTGATAAGCTATCAGATAACTTAATGATAAAAGACCCGGTATGTGAAGTATATTTTCCTAAAAAAGAAGGTATATTTTTAAATTATGGTGGCCAGGAAATGTACTTTTGCAGTACTGAGTGCAGAGATAAATTTATTAAGCAAAATTCAAATAAAAGCTGA
- the folK gene encoding 2-amino-4-hydroxy-6-hydroxymethyldihydropteridine diphosphokinase, protein MKKHTAYISVGSNIGDKLLNCKQGVEALADSGYVTISAWSHFYKTSPVDYKDQDWFINAVVKIETDLKPSDLLKKMLSVQQKAGRGKDKVRFGPRILDLDIILYDDLVFNLPDITIPHPRMHNRLFVLKPLCDIDSSIIHPVFKKDIKHLLDNLDDSEQKIIKL, encoded by the coding sequence GTGAAAAAACATACTGCGTATATTTCTGTAGGGTCCAACATCGGAGACAAGCTTTTAAATTGTAAACAAGGTGTAGAAGCGCTGGCTGATTCGGGATATGTCACTATTTCCGCATGGTCACATTTTTATAAAACTTCTCCTGTTGATTATAAGGATCAGGACTGGTTTATAAATGCAGTAGTAAAAATTGAAACTGATCTTAAGCCTTCTGACCTTTTAAAAAAGATGCTTTCTGTTCAGCAAAAAGCAGGGCGTGGAAAAGACAAAGTGCGCTTTGGTCCGCGTATTCTTGATCTTGATATTATATTGTATGATGATTTGGTTTTTAATTTGCCGGACATTACAATACCGCATCCCAGGATGCATAACAGGCTGTTTGTTTTAAAACCTCTTTGCGATATAGATTCATCCATTATTCATCCTGTTTTTAAAAAAGATATTAAACATCTGCTCGACAATCTTGATGATAGTGAGCAGAAGATTATTAAATTGTAA
- a CDS encoding LL-diaminopimelate aminotransferase — MEKSERLKSLPPYLFKEIDRQKDEVKKRGVDIISLGVGDPDMPTPPHIIEALHKAALDPKNHQYPSYTGMYEFNNAVSRWYKKRFNVSLDPAKEVVTLIGSKEGIAHIPLAFINQGDVALVASPGYPVPNIAVQFAGGHPYLMDLKKENDFLPDLDAIPEDIAKKAKLMFINYPNNPTSAVATDEFFKQVVLYAEKNNIIVCHDAAYTEMAFDGYKPPSFLETDGAKEVGIEFHSLSKTYNMTGWRLGCAVGRAEVIDGLGQIKSNIDSGAFQAVQLAGIAALDGDQACVEEMNIEYTKRRDILVDGLTGLGLSVKKPQATFYVWVDVPKGYTSAQFTSLLLSKTGIVVTPGNGFGSAGEGYIRMALTVGQERMKEVVERIRSLEF; from the coding sequence ATCGAAAAATCTGAAAGATTAAAAAGCCTTCCTCCTTATTTGTTTAAGGAAATTGACAGACAAAAAGATGAAGTCAAAAAACGTGGTGTGGATATAATAAGCCTTGGCGTCGGAGATCCTGACATGCCCACACCTCCTCATATAATTGAAGCTTTACACAAAGCTGCTTTGGATCCTAAAAATCATCAGTATCCTTCATATACCGGAATGTACGAATTTAATAATGCCGTTTCCAGATGGTATAAGAAAAGATTTAATGTTTCTCTTGATCCTGCCAAAGAAGTAGTGACTCTCATTGGATCTAAAGAAGGTATCGCGCATATTCCTTTGGCCTTTATTAATCAGGGAGATGTAGCGCTTGTAGCTAGTCCGGGTTATCCTGTGCCCAATATAGCTGTGCAATTCGCAGGAGGTCATCCTTATCTTATGGATTTAAAGAAAGAAAACGATTTTCTTCCCGATCTTGATGCCATTCCTGAGGATATAGCAAAAAAAGCAAAGCTCATGTTTATAAATTACCCTAATAATCCGACTTCAGCAGTTGCAACTGATGAATTTTTCAAACAAGTTGTGCTATATGCTGAGAAAAACAATATAATAGTATGCCATGATGCGGCTTATACCGAAATGGCGTTTGATGGTTATAAACCACCCAGTTTCCTTGAAACAGATGGTGCTAAAGAAGTTGGTATTGAATTTCATTCGCTTTCCAAAACTTATAATATGACAGGATGGCGTTTGGGTTGTGCTGTGGGTAGAGCGGAAGTAATAGACGGGCTGGGGCAGATAAAAAGCAATATTGATTCGGGTGCATTTCAGGCCGTCCAGCTTGCAGGTATTGCCGCTCTTGACGGGGATCAGGCCTGTGTCGAAGAAATGAATATTGAATATACAAAACGCCGTGATATTTTAGTTGATGGCCTGACTGGCCTCGGGCTTTCGGTTAAAAAGCCGCAAGCTACCTTTTATGTGTGGGTTGATGTTCCGAAAGGTTATACTTCAGCACAATTTACAAGCCTTCTTTTATCAAAAACAGGTATAGTAGTAACTCCGGGCAATGGGTTCGGATCTGCCGGAGAAGGTTATATCCGCATGGCTCTTACAGTTGGACAAGAGAGAATGAAAGAAGTAGTTGAAAGAATACGATCTCTTGAGTTTTAA